The following are encoded together in the Mesoplodon densirostris isolate mMesDen1 chromosome 2, mMesDen1 primary haplotype, whole genome shotgun sequence genome:
- the MINDY1 gene encoding ubiquitin carboxyl-terminal hydrolase MINDY-1, giving the protein MEHHQPEHPVCGEARTAEAVSPENHEVLSEPNEPPQDKDAEEAEGAAGEQEPVDEALLPAQGRDNLESPPPDATSSQQGPAQETQPEVEAVGACSWPQELPQSPRARQPELDFYCVKWIPWKGERTPIITQSTNGPCPLIAIMNILFLQWKVKLPPQKEVITSDELMAHLGDCLLSIKPQEKSEGLQLNFQQNVDDAMTVLPKLATGLDVNVRFTGVSDFEYTPECSVFDLLGIPLYHGWLVDPQSPEAVSAVGKLSYNQLVEKIITCKHSSDTNLVTEGLIAEQFLETTAAQLTYHGLCELTTAAKEGELSVFFRNNHFSTMTKHKGHLYLLVTDQGFLQEEQVVWESLHNVDGDSCFCDSDFHLSHSLGKGPGAEGGSGSPEKQRQVDQDYLIALSLQQQPSQGTLGLSDLELAQQLQQEEYQQHQAAQPAAARALSPQGRGAAFGRPAAERRQRPKQESDCVLL; this is encoded by the exons ATGGAACACCATCAGCCTGAGCATCCAGTCTGTGGTGAGGCCAGGACTGCAGAAGCGGTCAGCCCTGAAAACCATGAGGTCCTGTCAGAACCCAATGAGCCCCCTCAGGACAAGGATGCCGAAGAGGCTGAGGGGGCAGCTGGAGAACAGGAGCCAGTAGATGAAGCTTTGCTGCCAGCCCAGGGCCGGGACAACCTCGAGTCCCCTCCACCTGATGCTACCTCAAGCCAACAAGGGCCAGCCCAGGAGACACAGCCTGAGGTAGAGGCAGTGGGGGCCTGCTCCTGGCCCCAAGAGCTTCCCCAGTCCCCCAGGGCCCGACAACCTGAGCTAGACTTCTACTGTGTAAAGTGGATCCCCTGGAAGGGAGAACGGACACCCATCATCACTCAGAGCACTAACGGCCCTTGCCCTCTCATCGCCATCATGAACATCCTTTTTCTTCAGTGGAAG GTGAAGCTGCCACCTCAGAAGGAAGTGATCACATCAGATGAGCTCATGGCCCATCTTG GAGACTGCCTTCTGTCCATCAAGCCCCAGGAGAAGTCAGAAGGACTTCAGCTTAATTTTCAGCAG AATGTGGACGATGCAATGACAGTGCTGCCTAAACTGGCCACAGGTCTGGATGTCAATGTGCGATTCACAGGCGTCTCTGATTTTGAGTATACACCTGAGTGCAGCGTCTTTGACCTACTAGGCATACCTCTGTACCATGGCTGGCTTGTTGAtccacag AGTCCTGAGGCTGTGAGTGCAGTTGGGAAACTGAGTTACAACCAACTGGTAGAGAAGATCATCACCTGCAAGCACTCCAGTGACACCAACCTCGTGACAGAAG GCCTGATTGCAGAGCAGTTCCTGGAGACCACCGCTGCACAGCTGACCTACCATGGTCTGTGTGAGCTAACAACAGCTGCCAAGGAGGGCGAACTTAGCGTCTTTTTCCGGAACAACCACTTTAGCACTATGACTAAGCACAAG GGTCACTTGTATCTACTGGTCACCGACCAGGGCTTTCTACAGGAGGAGCAAGTGGTGTGGGAGAGCCTGCACAACGTGGACGGAGACAGCTGTTTCTGTGACTCTGACTTTCACCTAAGTCATTCCCTAGGCAAGGGACCTGGAGCAGAAGGTGGGAGTGGCTCCCCAGAAAAGCAGCGGCAGGTGGACCAG GACTACCTGATCGCCTTGTCCCTGCAGCAGCAGCCATCGCAAGGCACATTGGGTCTTAGTGACCTGGAGCTGGCCCAGCAACTTCAGCAAGAGGAGTACCAACAGCACCAAGCCGCCCAGCCCGCGGCAGCACGGGCCCTGTCACCGCAG GGGAGAGGAGCTGCATTTGGACGCCCAGCTGCCGAGCGTCGGCAAAGGCCGAAGCAAGAGTCCGACTGTGTCCTCCTGTAG